A portion of the Edaphobacter lichenicola genome contains these proteins:
- a CDS encoding DUF427 domain-containing protein → MAKAVWNGQTLAESETYETVEGNIYFPDESVKREFLKPSSTTSSCPWKGQARYYTIVVDGQDNPDAAWYYPDPKPAARNVKHHIAFWRGVEITK, encoded by the coding sequence ATGGCGAAGGCAGTTTGGAATGGCCAGACACTGGCCGAGAGCGAAACGTATGAGACGGTCGAGGGAAACATCTACTTCCCCGACGAATCGGTAAAGCGGGAGTTCCTCAAACCAAGTTCGACGACCTCCAGTTGCCCCTGGAAGGGTCAGGCACGGTACTACACCATCGTCGTGGATGGCCAGGATAACCCCGATGCGGCTTGGTATTACCCCGATCCCAAGCCCGCGGCGCGAAACGTGAAACACCACATCGCCTTCTGGCGCGGCGTCGAAATAACCAAATAG
- a CDS encoding sensor histidine kinase has translation MATLDSYESMVPTLPVNQGDQLAGPPATPTPIAEIVAALRTITPLDGLTEEEYTWIASNGSERVGGDRSIVFRENEPACNMNFILRGEVQVRRKSGSIALFIGRAGSMTGKLPFSRMKNYGGEGYSVGNVWAIDVNESLFPAMLAAIPSMAQRCVSALLDRVREVTRMEQQAEKLTALGKLAANLAHELNNPASAAQRSAASLFGELREYGEQKYRFGNLCLTDEQIGQYRDWVAKARARMSAYTAFPKTPQSPLATADREEGLIQWLNSHNVPKPWTIAPALAETNLPFDVLDELAATVAPEVLPIAVATVASSLRVERMAETVVDSTVRIFDLISAIKDYSYMDQAPIQDVDLAQSLENTLVMFNSRLKNVTVELEFDPELPPVSAYGSELNQVWTALIENALESMNDEGTLKLRTHLSGQLALVEVWDSGPGIDDEIKSRIFEPFFTTKAPGRGLGLGLDTVQRIVSKHSGYVSVESKPGATCFQIRLPLDRGGAY, from the coding sequence ATGGCCACTCTGGACAGCTATGAAAGCATGGTCCCCACACTGCCGGTCAACCAGGGAGATCAGCTCGCGGGGCCTCCGGCGACACCGACACCCATTGCCGAGATAGTTGCTGCGCTTCGTACGATCACTCCGCTGGATGGGCTTACGGAAGAAGAGTACACATGGATCGCGTCGAATGGCAGCGAGCGTGTGGGCGGAGATCGCTCTATCGTCTTCCGCGAGAATGAGCCTGCATGCAATATGAACTTCATTTTGCGCGGCGAGGTGCAGGTGCGGCGCAAGTCTGGCTCGATTGCCCTGTTTATCGGGCGGGCCGGTTCGATGACGGGAAAGCTTCCCTTCTCGCGCATGAAGAACTATGGCGGCGAGGGCTACTCGGTTGGGAATGTCTGGGCGATCGACGTCAACGAGTCATTGTTTCCGGCGATGCTGGCGGCGATTCCGTCGATGGCGCAGCGGTGTGTGTCGGCCCTGCTGGATCGGGTGCGCGAGGTGACACGGATGGAGCAGCAGGCCGAGAAGCTGACTGCGCTGGGAAAGCTGGCGGCGAACCTCGCCCATGAGCTGAATAATCCAGCCTCGGCGGCCCAACGCTCGGCGGCAAGCCTCTTCGGCGAACTGCGGGAGTATGGGGAGCAGAAGTACCGGTTTGGCAACCTTTGTCTGACCGATGAACAGATTGGACAGTATCGCGACTGGGTAGCAAAGGCGAGGGCTCGCATGTCGGCCTATACGGCCTTTCCCAAGACGCCGCAGAGCCCGCTGGCTACGGCCGACCGGGAAGAGGGGCTGATTCAATGGCTGAACTCGCACAACGTGCCGAAGCCCTGGACGATTGCTCCGGCGCTCGCTGAGACCAACCTGCCATTTGATGTGCTGGACGAGCTTGCCGCCACCGTTGCTCCGGAGGTGCTCCCTATCGCCGTGGCGACGGTCGCCAGCTCGCTGCGGGTGGAGCGGATGGCCGAGACGGTGGTCGACTCAACCGTTCGGATCTTCGACCTGATCAGCGCGATTAAGGACTACTCGTACATGGATCAGGCGCCGATTCAGGATGTCGATCTGGCGCAGTCGCTTGAAAATACACTGGTTATGTTCAATTCACGGCTGAAGAACGTCACCGTGGAGCTGGAGTTCGACCCGGAGCTGCCGCCGGTCAGCGCCTATGGCAGCGAACTCAACCAGGTTTGGACGGCGCTGATCGAAAATGCGCTTGAGAGCATGAACGATGAGGGGACCCTGAAGCTGAGAACGCACCTCAGCGGGCAGCTCGCTCTGGTTGAGGTGTGGGACTCGGGGCCGGGCATCGACGATGAGATCAAGAGCCGGATCTTCGAGCCGTTCTTCACAACGAAGGCTCCGGGGCGCGGCCTTGGGTTGGGTCTGGACACGGTTCAACGCATCGTGAGCAAACACTCGGGGTATGTGTCGGTGGAGTCGAAACCTGGGGCGACCTGTTTCCAGATTCGCCTGCCGCTGGATCGTGGCGGGGCGTACTAA
- a CDS encoding DUF4174 domain-containing protein encodes MIRASLFVLMLVMQGGAMGKGAEESVPVRSVASLRDQFRPLLVFSPGHTKAFCEQAKEIAAHESELAERQVAVYFLLSHDAEGGALCVTPAVTGIQYREPPLRSTGFDDSLLRKYRVGSSQFTILLVGKDGGEKLRSLTPVTMETVTQLIDSMPMRQKELRDGHSGQL; translated from the coding sequence ATGATTCGCGCCTCATTGTTCGTTCTGATGCTGGTAATGCAGGGAGGGGCGATGGGGAAGGGTGCTGAGGAGAGCGTTCCGGTGCGGAGTGTCGCTTCGCTGCGCGACCAGTTTCGTCCTCTGCTGGTCTTTTCTCCGGGCCATACAAAGGCTTTTTGCGAGCAGGCCAAGGAGATTGCCGCGCATGAGAGCGAGTTGGCGGAGCGGCAGGTCGCGGTTTACTTTTTGCTGTCCCATGATGCAGAAGGTGGAGCTTTATGCGTCACTCCGGCGGTGACCGGCATCCAATATCGAGAACCCCCGCTACGCTCGACCGGCTTTGACGACTCTTTGCTTCGCAAGTACAGGGTCGGCTCCAGCCAATTCACTATTCTTTTGGTTGGAAAAGATGGTGGGGAGAAGCTTAGATCCCTGACTCCTGTAACAATGGAGACGGTTACCCAGTTGATTGATTCGATGCCGATGCGGCAGAAGGAGCTTCGAGATGGCCACTCTGGACAGCTATGA
- the ilvC gene encoding ketol-acid reductoisomerase has translation MAKAYHDADADLSLIQAKKVAIIGYGSQGHAHALNLKDSGVEVRVGLRKDSPNAERARKAGLEVGTVAEVSKWADVIMNLTPDQTAAKVYHAEIEPNMKPNATLMFAHGFNIRFRTITPPAGVDVSLVAPKAPGHRVREVFTEGGGVPALVAVEQDKSGHALALALSYAKAIGTTRAGVLETTFTEETETDLFGEQAVLCGGTSALVKAGFETLVEAGYQPELAYFEVLHELKLIVDLMYRGGLEYMRHSISDTAEWGDYVAGPRIVTPEVKKAMKGLLNDIQDGSFAKKFIAENETGRHEFSRIRKQEAAHQIERVGAELRKSMPFLDPVVVKDGQVHKA, from the coding sequence ATGGCAAAGGCATACCACGACGCAGACGCAGACCTCTCTCTTATCCAGGCAAAGAAAGTTGCCATCATTGGCTATGGCTCGCAGGGCCACGCTCATGCCCTCAACCTGAAGGACTCGGGCGTTGAGGTTCGCGTTGGCCTTCGTAAGGATTCGCCCAATGCGGAGCGCGCTCGCAAGGCCGGGCTTGAAGTTGGCACCGTCGCGGAGGTTTCGAAGTGGGCTGACGTCATCATGAACCTGACGCCAGATCAGACTGCGGCGAAGGTGTATCACGCAGAGATTGAGCCGAACATGAAGCCGAACGCCACGCTGATGTTTGCGCATGGCTTCAATATTCGCTTCCGCACGATTACGCCGCCTGCGGGTGTTGATGTTTCGCTGGTTGCGCCGAAGGCTCCGGGGCATCGCGTTCGCGAGGTCTTTACGGAGGGCGGTGGCGTTCCGGCTCTGGTTGCAGTGGAGCAGGATAAGAGCGGTCATGCGCTGGCGCTGGCTCTGAGCTACGCCAAGGCCATCGGCACCACGCGCGCCGGAGTGTTGGAGACGACCTTTACGGAGGAGACCGAGACTGATCTGTTTGGCGAGCAGGCGGTTCTGTGCGGCGGCACCAGTGCGCTGGTGAAGGCTGGGTTCGAGACGCTGGTCGAGGCTGGTTATCAGCCGGAGCTGGCTTACTTCGAGGTGCTGCATGAGCTGAAGCTGATCGTCGACCTGATGTACCGCGGCGGGCTGGAGTATATGCGCCACTCCATTTCGGATACGGCGGAGTGGGGCGACTATGTTGCCGGGCCACGGATCGTCACGCCGGAGGTGAAGAAGGCGATGAAGGGGCTGCTGAACGATATTCAGGATGGCAGCTTTGCGAAGAAGTTTATCGCCGAGAACGAGACGGGACGGCATGAGTTCAGCCGTATTCGTAAGCAGGAGGCCGCGCACCAGATTGAGAGGGTTGGCGCGGAGCTGAGGAAGTCGATGCCGTTCCTCGATCCGGTTGTGGTCAAGGATGGACAGGTTCACAAGGCCTAG
- the ilvN gene encoding acetolactate synthase small subunit has protein sequence MLHTFVALVSDKPGVLTRVASLFRRLNINIVSLTVGESERADVSRMTIVCEAPDHAAHRIRASLYKLEITVDVDEVGRSEAVIRELCLIKVAAGPKTRSQIFELATVFKARVVDLAPESVMLEMTGAASKIEGLIQVLTESGYTILEVSRTGRMAMRRGHHTSRVLKALGTPDHDHSDQTSFLEKHEADEILPNEFTDVHEKEE, from the coding sequence ATGCTCCACACATTTGTAGCTCTGGTTTCTGATAAGCCCGGCGTTTTGACGCGAGTCGCTTCGTTGTTTCGGCGTCTCAATATCAATATTGTTTCGCTCACTGTGGGTGAGTCCGAGCGGGCCGATGTCTCGCGCATGACGATTGTGTGTGAGGCGCCCGATCATGCTGCGCATCGGATTCGCGCTTCGCTGTATAAGCTCGAGATTACGGTGGATGTGGATGAGGTGGGTCGCTCAGAGGCTGTCATTCGCGAGCTTTGTCTCATCAAGGTTGCGGCGGGACCTAAGACGCGGTCGCAGATCTTCGAGCTGGCCACGGTCTTCAAGGCGCGTGTGGTCGATCTTGCGCCGGAGTCGGTGATGCTTGAGATGACTGGTGCGGCCAGCAAGATTGAAGGGCTGATTCAGGTGCTTACGGAGAGTGGGTACACGATTCTTGAGGTGTCGCGTACGGGGCGGATGGCTATGCGGCGTGGGCATCACACTAGTCGTGTGCTGAAGGCGCTTGGGACGCCTGACCATGACCATTCGGATCAGACTTCGTTTCTTGAAAAACATGAAGCTGATGAGATTTTGCCGAATGAGTTTACGGATGTGCATGAGAAAGAGGAGTGA
- a CDS encoding GNAT family N-acetyltransferase, protein MTQPLQLETPRLLLRRWEEGDRAPFAAMNADPVVMRFYPGPYSRHQSDEAIDRYLVAFERVGYSFFAATLRETGEFAGTIGLQQLRDEIPNLQQPSIEIGWRLTQASQGRGLATEGALAIIDFAFHQLALAEVVAITALPNQPSRRVMEKVGMTYRPEFDFNHPRVPAGHPYERHALYSLCNPNSLEVSCSTHL, encoded by the coding sequence TTGACGCAGCCTCTTCAACTCGAAACGCCTCGCCTCCTGCTTCGCCGCTGGGAGGAGGGTGATCGTGCGCCCTTCGCTGCGATGAACGCCGATCCGGTGGTGATGCGCTTCTACCCTGGCCCGTATAGCCGCCATCAGAGTGATGAGGCTATCGATCGCTACCTTGTCGCTTTTGAGCGTGTCGGGTACAGCTTCTTCGCGGCAACTCTGCGCGAGACAGGTGAGTTCGCCGGGACGATCGGTCTGCAGCAGTTGCGGGATGAGATTCCGAATCTGCAGCAGCCTTCGATCGAGATTGGCTGGAGACTCACGCAGGCCAGTCAGGGACGAGGATTGGCGACTGAGGGTGCGCTGGCCATCATCGACTTTGCGTTCCACCAACTTGCTCTGGCCGAAGTCGTCGCTATTACTGCGCTACCGAATCAGCCGTCTCGCCGGGTTATGGAGAAGGTGGGCATGACCTATCGTCCTGAGTTCGACTTCAACCATCCCCGTGTCCCGGCGGGCCATCCCTATGAGCGCCACGCTCTCTACAGCCTGTGTAATCCAAACTCTCTCGAGGTCTCATGCTCCACACATTTGTAG
- the ilvB gene encoding biosynthetic-type acetolactate synthase large subunit, translating to MSKKNDHPQLTGAEIIWATLVGEGVDKVFGYPGGAILPAYDALRKFPIHHVLVRHEQGASHMADGYARASGKVGVCIATSGPGATNLVTGIATAMLDSIPIVCITGQVGSKVLGSDAFQEIDITGITLPITKHNYLVTRAEDIAPAIREAFQVACSGRPGPVLIDITKDAQQAIASFNFDAAAPATYRPHPMLRAESSSIQQAIELIQNAKRPVILAGHGITHSGAEAQVLAFAERQQIPVASTLLGLGAFPTYHPLSLGMMGMHGESWVNHAIQQADLLLAFGMRFDDRVTGNLAQYAPNAKKIHIEIDPSEINKNVRAEVALIGDLRETLELLLPLLPKSSDTSWIGEVNAMKGDAAVRDIINLPDNGHLYAAHVINDIWHEAHAAGRADQTIIVTDVGQHQMWEAQYYKHDSPRSLITSGGLGTMGFALPAAIGAKVACPEKDVWVIAGDGGFQMTASELSTIVQEGLAINIAVINNGFLGMVRQWQEAFYEKNYAASPILSPDFVKLAGAHGIDGAHVKERKDVIPTVTKARTSGKAFLINFQVEKEDGVYPMIAPGSALHEMVRRPSKDPLLETAEDK from the coding sequence ATGTCTAAAAAAAATGACCACCCCCAGCTCACCGGAGCCGAGATCATCTGGGCCACGCTTGTCGGCGAGGGCGTCGATAAAGTCTTCGGCTATCCCGGCGGTGCGATCCTCCCCGCATACGACGCGCTGCGTAAGTTTCCGATTCACCACGTCCTCGTGCGCCATGAACAGGGTGCTTCACACATGGCGGACGGATACGCTCGTGCTTCCGGGAAGGTTGGCGTTTGCATTGCCACCAGTGGCCCCGGCGCCACGAATCTGGTCACCGGCATTGCGACTGCGATGCTCGACTCCATCCCTATCGTCTGCATCACGGGTCAGGTTGGCAGCAAAGTTTTGGGCTCTGACGCGTTCCAGGAGATCGACATCACCGGCATTACCCTGCCGATTACGAAGCACAACTACCTCGTCACACGTGCGGAAGATATCGCTCCTGCGATCCGCGAGGCCTTTCAGGTCGCGTGCTCCGGCAGGCCCGGTCCTGTTTTGATCGACATCACGAAGGACGCCCAGCAAGCCATAGCATCGTTCAACTTCGATGCCGCTGCGCCTGCGACGTACAGACCTCACCCCATGCTGCGTGCCGAGTCGTCTTCGATCCAGCAGGCCATCGAACTCATTCAAAATGCAAAAAGGCCTGTCATTCTTGCTGGCCACGGCATCACGCATTCGGGCGCAGAGGCTCAGGTGCTCGCCTTTGCCGAGCGTCAGCAGATCCCGGTCGCGAGCACACTGCTTGGCCTCGGTGCATTCCCCACGTATCACCCTCTTTCACTCGGCATGATGGGAATGCACGGGGAGTCGTGGGTCAATCACGCGATTCAACAAGCCGATCTGTTGCTTGCTTTCGGTATGCGCTTTGATGATCGGGTAACGGGCAACCTCGCTCAGTACGCGCCCAATGCAAAGAAGATCCACATCGAGATCGACCCTTCCGAGATCAACAAGAACGTCAGAGCCGAAGTCGCCCTCATCGGCGACCTTCGCGAGACGCTCGAGTTGCTATTACCGCTATTGCCCAAGAGCTCTGATACGAGCTGGATTGGCGAGGTCAACGCGATGAAGGGTGATGCGGCTGTTCGCGACATCATCAATCTGCCTGATAATGGGCATCTTTATGCGGCTCACGTCATCAACGATATCTGGCATGAAGCTCATGCTGCTGGCCGCGCCGATCAAACGATCATCGTTACAGATGTTGGGCAGCACCAGATGTGGGAGGCGCAATATTACAAGCATGATTCGCCGCGTTCGCTGATCACCAGTGGAGGGCTTGGGACGATGGGTTTTGCGCTTCCTGCTGCGATTGGCGCGAAGGTCGCTTGTCCGGAAAAAGATGTTTGGGTGATCGCTGGAGATGGTGGTTTTCAGATGACTGCGTCTGAGCTTTCGACCATTGTTCAAGAGGGTTTGGCGATCAATATTGCTGTGATTAATAACGGGTTTCTGGGGATGGTGCGGCAGTGGCAGGAGGCGTTTTATGAGAAGAACTATGCTGCTTCGCCGATTCTTTCGCCCGACTTTGTGAAGCTGGCTGGGGCGCATGGTATTGATGGCGCACATGTTAAGGAACGCAAGGATGTGATTCCGACGGTTACGAAGGCGCGGACCAGCGGTAAGGCGTTTCTTATCAACTTCCAGGTGGAGAAAGAGGATGGGGTCTATCCGATGATCGCTCCTGGGTCAGCGCTGCATGAGATGGTTCGGCGACCTTCAAAGGATCCTCTTTTGGAGACGGCGGAGGACAAATAA
- the ilvD gene encoding dihydroxy-acid dehydratase: MSNEINPKKNSIVLTEGPSRAAARSYFRSVGFTKEDLHKPIIGIANTWTEIGPCNFHLRKVAEAVKQGVREAGGTPMEFNTVTIHDGITMGTQGMKASLISREVIADSIELVARGNSFDGIVCIAGCDKNMPAAIMALARLDIPGLMLYGGSIAPGTLKQPDGTTKEITILQVFEGMGAHAAGKINDDELEALEAAACPGPGACGGQFTANTMAMAGEFLGISPMMITGVPAMSPEKHEASRQAGRLVMDLARAGLTPRKIVTRQSINNAIAAVAASGGSTNAVLHLIAIAHEFDIPLTMEDFDRISEQTPFICDLSPGGKYAAKDYQEAGGSRLLAQRLIEKGLLKGDSITVTGKTLAEEAALAVETPGQPVIHTWDNALKPTGGLVIMRGNLAPDGAVIKVAGHERIHHTGTARVFESEDDCHAAVEAGKINPNDVLVIRYEGPRGGPGMREMLAVTAAIKGIPALSETVALLTDGRFSGATRGLMAGHVAPEAQLGGPIAAVHEGDTITFDIPNRKLILNVPDAEIAKRLAAWKAPEPRFKRGVFAKYANSVSSASLGAITT, translated from the coding sequence TTGAGCAACGAAATCAATCCAAAGAAAAATTCTATTGTCCTAACCGAAGGCCCGTCCCGCGCCGCTGCCCGCTCTTACTTTCGCAGCGTCGGCTTCACCAAAGAAGATCTGCACAAGCCCATCATCGGCATCGCGAACACCTGGACCGAGATCGGACCATGCAACTTCCATCTGCGCAAGGTCGCCGAGGCGGTCAAGCAAGGCGTTCGCGAGGCAGGTGGCACGCCGATGGAGTTCAACACCGTCACCATCCACGACGGCATCACCATGGGCACGCAGGGCATGAAGGCCTCGCTTATCTCCCGCGAGGTCATCGCTGATTCCATCGAACTCGTCGCTCGCGGCAACTCGTTCGATGGCATCGTCTGCATCGCAGGTTGCGACAAGAACATGCCCGCCGCCATCATGGCCCTCGCCCGCCTCGACATCCCCGGCCTTATGCTCTACGGAGGCAGCATCGCTCCTGGCACGCTCAAGCAGCCCGACGGCACTACGAAGGAGATCACCATCCTTCAGGTCTTCGAAGGCATGGGAGCGCACGCTGCCGGCAAGATCAACGACGATGAACTCGAAGCCCTCGAAGCTGCTGCCTGTCCCGGCCCTGGAGCCTGCGGCGGCCAGTTCACCGCCAACACCATGGCGATGGCAGGCGAGTTCCTCGGTATCTCGCCGATGATGATCACCGGCGTCCCCGCGATGTCGCCCGAAAAACACGAGGCCTCGCGCCAGGCTGGCCGACTCGTCATGGACCTCGCTCGCGCCGGCCTTACTCCTCGTAAGATCGTCACTCGCCAGTCCATCAACAATGCGATCGCCGCCGTCGCAGCCTCAGGCGGAAGCACTAATGCCGTCCTCCATCTGATCGCCATCGCGCATGAGTTCGACATTCCGCTCACCATGGAAGACTTCGACCGCATCTCCGAGCAGACCCCATTCATTTGCGACCTCTCCCCCGGCGGCAAGTACGCTGCGAAGGACTATCAGGAGGCAGGCGGCTCGCGGCTTCTCGCACAACGCCTCATTGAGAAGGGTCTACTCAAGGGCGACAGCATCACCGTTACCGGCAAGACACTCGCCGAAGAGGCCGCTCTCGCCGTCGAAACCCCGGGCCAACCCGTCATCCATACCTGGGACAACGCCCTCAAGCCGACTGGCGGCCTCGTCATCATGCGCGGCAACCTCGCCCCCGACGGAGCCGTCATCAAAGTCGCTGGTCATGAGCGCATCCACCACACCGGCACCGCACGCGTCTTCGAGTCCGAGGACGACTGCCACGCCGCCGTAGAAGCAGGAAAGATCAACCCGAACGACGTGCTTGTCATCCGCTATGAAGGCCCACGCGGCGGCCCCGGCATGCGCGAGATGCTCGCCGTCACCGCCGCAATTAAAGGCATTCCTGCTCTGTCTGAAACAGTAGCCCTTCTAACCGATGGACGTTTCTCCGGAGCCACTCGCGGCTTGATGGCAGGCCACGTAGCGCCTGAAGCTCAGCTCGGCGGTCCAATCGCTGCCGTTCACGAAGGCGACACCATCACCTTCGACATTCCCAACCGCAAACTCATCCTCAACGTCCCCGATGCCGAGATCGCCAAACGCCTCGCCGCATGGAAGGCCCCCGAACCCCGCTTCAAACGCGGCGTCTTCGCTAAGTACGCAAACTCCGTCAGCAGCGCATCACTGGGAGCCATCACTACTTAG
- the leuD gene encoding 3-isopropylmalate dehydratase small subunit codes for MQPINILASHALPLDRPNVDTDQIIPKQFLKRIERTGYGDFLFYDWRRIQDGPNAGEPHPDFVLNKHHHKGAKTLIAGKNFGCGSSREHAAWALTDYGFLAVIAPSFADIFFSNAGKNGMILVRLSEDDVQTLMERSEKNPSHKITINLEAQTVTDDEGFSSHFDIDPFRKYCLLNGLDDIGLTLRHEDKLDAFESKHDAEFWLKPRPNAA; via the coding sequence ATGCAGCCTATCAACATCCTTGCCAGCCACGCCCTCCCGCTTGATCGACCCAACGTCGACACCGACCAGATCATCCCCAAGCAGTTTCTCAAACGCATCGAACGCACCGGCTACGGCGACTTCCTCTTCTACGACTGGCGCCGTATTCAGGACGGGCCCAATGCTGGCGAGCCTCATCCTGACTTCGTTCTCAACAAGCACCATCACAAAGGCGCGAAGACCCTCATCGCAGGAAAAAACTTTGGTTGTGGCAGCTCACGCGAGCACGCCGCCTGGGCTCTCACCGACTACGGCTTTCTCGCCGTCATCGCTCCGAGCTTCGCCGACATCTTCTTCTCCAACGCCGGAAAAAATGGCATGATCTTGGTCAGACTCTCCGAGGATGATGTGCAAACCCTGATGGAGCGCTCAGAAAAAAATCCATCACACAAGATCACCATCAACCTCGAAGCTCAAACCGTGACCGACGACGAAGGTTTCTCCAGTCACTTCGACATCGACCCCTTCCGCAAATATTGCCTGTTGAACGGCCTTGACGATATCGGCCTAACCCTTCGCCACGAAGACAAACTCGACGCGTTCGAATCCAAACATGATGCAGAGTTCTGGCTGAAACCCAGACCCAACGCTGCTTAA
- the leuC gene encoding 3-isopropylmalate dehydratase large subunit, whose protein sequence is MSTPKTLFEKVWQQHLVAEPQGEPSILYIDLHLVHEVTSPQAFDGLRMTGRKLRRPDRTVATVDHNVPTSSIEDRLHIVDQIAHKQIEALRKNCADFGVELYDVQSPNQGIVHIIGPELGLTKPGMTIVCGDSHTSTHGAFGALAFGIGTSEVEHVMATQTLPQDKPKTFRINVEGVLPYGVTAKDIVLHIIGQIGTAGATGYVVEYAGSAIRALSMEGRMTVCNMSIEAGARAGMIAPDATTFAYLKGRRFSPIGATWDEAIAHWSELVTEEGAIFDRELTINAADITPTVSWGTSPGMVTGVKETVPLADPAASEADRKAFERALEYMGLHAGEPIEEIKIDRVFLGSCTNARIEDLRAAASVVRGYHVATTVRAMVVPGSQAVKAQAEKEGLDKVFTAAGFDWREPGCSMCLGMNPDILAPGERCASTSNRNFEGRQGRGGRTHLVSPQMAAAAAITGHFTDVRTWQFKDQTAQKEAK, encoded by the coding sequence ATGAGCACACCCAAAACACTCTTCGAAAAAGTATGGCAGCAACACCTCGTCGCCGAGCCACAGGGTGAACCCAGCATCCTCTACATCGACCTGCACCTCGTTCACGAGGTCACCAGCCCACAGGCCTTCGACGGCCTCCGCATGACAGGCCGCAAACTACGCCGCCCTGACCGCACGGTCGCAACGGTCGATCACAACGTACCGACCAGCAGCATCGAAGATCGCCTCCACATCGTCGATCAGATCGCTCACAAACAGATCGAGGCCCTACGCAAAAACTGTGCCGACTTCGGCGTCGAGCTATACGATGTGCAGTCGCCAAATCAGGGCATCGTCCACATCATCGGGCCGGAGCTTGGTCTTACGAAGCCCGGAATGACCATCGTCTGTGGGGATTCGCACACCAGCACGCATGGAGCGTTTGGCGCACTTGCATTCGGCATCGGTACCAGCGAAGTTGAGCACGTCATGGCCACGCAGACTTTGCCGCAGGACAAACCAAAGACTTTCCGCATCAACGTCGAAGGCGTCCTTCCCTACGGCGTCACGGCGAAGGATATCGTTCTCCACATCATCGGTCAGATCGGAACTGCCGGCGCTACGGGATATGTCGTCGAGTACGCTGGTTCTGCCATCCGTGCCCTGTCGATGGAAGGTCGTATGACCGTCTGCAACATGAGCATCGAGGCTGGGGCCCGCGCAGGCATGATCGCTCCCGACGCCACCACCTTCGCCTATCTCAAGGGTCGCCGATTCTCACCAATTGGAGCAACGTGGGACGAAGCGATAGCGCACTGGTCCGAGCTTGTAACTGAAGAAGGAGCAATCTTTGACCGTGAGCTTACGATCAACGCCGCAGACATCACACCGACTGTCAGTTGGGGAACCAGCCCTGGCATGGTTACAGGTGTTAAAGAGACTGTCCCCCTCGCCGATCCCGCAGCAAGTGAGGCTGATCGAAAGGCATTCGAACGAGCCCTGGAATATATGGGTCTTCATGCAGGAGAACCCATCGAAGAGATCAAAATTGATCGTGTCTTTCTTGGCTCCTGTACCAACGCTCGCATCGAAGACCTCCGCGCCGCGGCCTCGGTTGTGCGCGGTTACCACGTTGCTACAACAGTTCGTGCGATGGTCGTCCCTGGCTCTCAGGCCGTCAAGGCGCAGGCTGAAAAAGAGGGCCTCGACAAGGTCTTTACCGCAGCAGGCTTCGATTGGCGCGAGCCTGGCTGCAGCATGTGCCTGGGGATGAACCCCGACATTCTCGCGCCCGGTGAACGATGCGCCTCCACGAGCAACCGTAACTTCGAAGGCCGCCAGGGCCGCGGTGGTCGCACACATCTCGTATCACCACAGATGGCAGCGGCAGCGGCCATCACTGGCCACTTCACCGACGTCCGCACCTGGCAATTTAAAGATCAGACAGCACAAAAGGAGGCGAAGTAA